From the genome of Bacteroidota bacterium:
CTGAATTTAAGTCACGTTCAAATCCGTCAACCAATATAATTGGAGCCTTTGAGTATCCAAATGTTCCAATACCCCTGACATTAAATCCGGGAGTATCGTAACCCGGCTCACCACCAGCTTGGTCAAGAATCAGTCCGGGTATTTTCCCATATAAAGTGTTGCCCAATGAAAAAACGGTATTCTTTTCAATGTCTTTTCCGCTGATTGAACTAATCGAAGAACTAACACTCCTTTTAGGCATTTTGCCATATAGGACCTGCTGAAAGTCAGATGAGATGTTAATCAGGGTATCACTTTTCGAATTCGCGATTTTAGATGGATTATCCTGCGCTAATGAAGGCGCCCCAACGAGTACAAGTGCCATCACAAAAAGCATGCTGATAAAATATGTTGTTATGAATTTCATTTTCGTTATCTCCTTAAGTTTTATTAGTTATTACCATCCAGGATTTTGAATCAGCCCGTAACCTTTGTTCACCTCGCTATAAGGGAATGGCTCCAGATACCAATGATTGAACCAAGCCCTGTCTTGGTATTTGTATTTGGTGTAGGTATAAGAACCATTCTTTTGTTTGATCACCCGCACATCATAAATTGGACCCATAAATACTTCTCCAATTTTCAGACGTTTTACATCAAAGTAACGGTGGTTTTCAAGGAATAACTCCACACTTCGTTCATTTTCAATAAATTTGCGCAGTTCTGCCTGATTAAGTGATCGAGGCACATTAGGCATACCTGAACGATTCCTGATGGCATCCAAAAGAAGAAAAGCTTCTTCCGTTGGGCCGTTAACTTCGTTCAATGCTTCTGCCTCAATAAGATACAATTCAGCCAGTCGCATGTAGATGCTTAACGGTGTCCAGGGAGCACTTGGAAGTTCATATCCATTCAGGAATTTACGTGGGAAATAGGCAAACTGGGTTTTTGCCATAGTCGGGCCATTGCGTCCGTTAGTCACACTGGCATCAACACCATCATAAATTTCAAGATTATATGTCGGGGGTGTGGTAATCCATAAACATCCGTTGTATGCAATTGACTGTTGAAAACGGGGATCAAGATTCTTATAGGGGTAAGTTGGATCGTTCGGTGGAGTTGTGATCGTTTTGCTCCAATCAACATTGGATCCGTCGGTGTTCTGATATTTTTCAACCTGATTCTGTGTTGGTTCGGTTGGCGAATATCCACCCACATTGGTGCCGCGTCCTGTCCAGTAAAGCTTATCAATATTGATGCCCTGGTAAGTGCCAAATATCACTTCCGTATTGCCAAACTTCGGACGGTCTTCGCAGGCAACTTTATAATTTTTATTGATTCCAAAGCTGGTAACAAGGCCATATCCATTTGATTCACAGTATTTTATTGCTTCCTTTGCTGCATCTGCAGCTTGCTGCCACCTATTTTTATCATACCCCATGAAGCAAATCAGTTTGTTATTTGCGCCAAAGTCCATGTATGGACGATCGCTGTTAAAAAGCGGACTGGCAGCATAAAGCATGGTTTTTGCCTTTAATCCATATGCAAAGGCTTTGGTTAAACGTCCAAACTCCTTTTCGTCAGGAACCTTTGCAGGGAAATAGGGATTGGCAATGGCCTGATCGCATAGTTTAATGATGTAGTTATATACTGAATCCAATGGAGAACGAACAATCGCATATTCGCTGCCTTCGTTTAAAGATTTCCTTACAATAGGTACGCCTCCGTAACGGATAAACATTTCAAAATACTCCAAGGCTATCATTGTAAGACATTCACCTTTAATTCGTTCCTTAACCTCTGTGGTGGCATCAGGAACACGATCAATATTTGCATTCAGGATGAACGCTTTACGAATGGTTTTCCAATGGTTGTCATAGATATCTTCACCACTTTGGCCATTAACTGTGAACCATGACGAAGTCACACTTCCGGCATATACCCGGTTTGCTGTATAACCATTTTGTGCGGTAAAACAGATCGCTTCATCGGTAATATCAGCAACCGAAGAGTTATTAAGTTTGCCATTGTGTGCCGTGGCCAGCGCTTTGCCTTCGTATTGGTAAAGATCGAAAACCAACTTTTCAGCATTCTGGTATTTCGAAAAAACCGAATCTATATTGAATGATGTCTGTGGAGGCATCTCCAGAAAGTCGCTGCATGATGTGAAGCCTCCTAACAAAAGAGCCATCACAATTACAGTTATTAAAACTATATTTTTTTTCATGTCCGTAATGATTAAATTTTAAAACTGAATGCTACCACCAATATTAAATACCTTTAGCTGAGGATATTTCATCGACTGTGATGCCTCACCTTCAGGATCCAGGAATTTAAGTTTATCCCAGGTAAACAGATTCTGGCCACTCAGGAAAAGTCGCAAGGAGCTAATGCCAACTCGCTTAATAGCCGCATTCTGGAATTTATATCCGAATTCAAGATTTCTTAACCTTAAATATGACGCATCTTTTATCCATAAGGATGAGTTGAAATAGTTGCTCATATCGGCATAATTCAAGGTCAAGCGGGGAATTTTAGCGTTTGCATTATTATCTGGACTCCCGGCATACCAACGGTCTTTGATGTAATCCATGGCTGAACCATAGGCGCTAAAGGGAAGCAACATCTCATTCCCGACCGACATACTGAAGTTTCCAGTACCTTGAAATAAAACGCTGAAATCAAAACCCTTCCAGGAGAATCCTCCTGAAAAACCATAGTTGATTTCAGGGAAAGTAGGGTTGGCAATAGCAGTCTGGTCATTTTCATCAACAATTCCATCACCATTGATGTCGGCATATTTGACATCACCCGGGCGCTGATTCTTTGCAAATTGCTGGGGCCATTCATCAATTTCCTTTTGGTTGTTAAAGAAACCAAGGAACTTGTATCCAAAAATTTCACCCACTCTGCGACCGGTGCGGTTCAAATAAGGGTAAGCTACATTAAGAGCTTCATCCTTAAATATGATTTTATTCCGAGCAAACGAATAATTGCCATTTAACCAATAACTTACATTGCCAATCTTGTCGTTCCAGCCCAATTCCAATTCATATCCCTTGTTCTTGACTTTTCCGATATTGTAGGCATCCTGAAGAACAGCGGCCACATGACTTGGTGTTGTATT
Proteins encoded in this window:
- a CDS encoding RagB/SusD family nutrient uptake outer membrane protein produces the protein MKKNIVLITVIVMALLLGGFTSCSDFLEMPPQTSFNIDSVFSKYQNAEKLVFDLYQYEGKALATAHNGKLNNSSVADITDEAICFTAQNGYTANRVYAGSVTSSWFTVNGQSGEDIYDNHWKTIRKAFILNANIDRVPDATTEVKERIKGECLTMIALEYFEMFIRYGGVPIVRKSLNEGSEYAIVRSPLDSVYNYIIKLCDQAIANPYFPAKVPDEKEFGRLTKAFAYGLKAKTMLYAASPLFNSDRPYMDFGANNKLICFMGYDKNRWQQAADAAKEAIKYCESNGYGLVTSFGINKNYKVACEDRPKFGNTEVIFGTYQGINIDKLYWTGRGTNVGGYSPTEPTQNQVEKYQNTDGSNVDWSKTITTPPNDPTYPYKNLDPRFQQSIAYNGCLWITTPPTYNLEIYDGVDASVTNGRNGPTMAKTQFAYFPRKFLNGYELPSAPWTPLSIYMRLAELYLIEAEALNEVNGPTEEAFLLLDAIRNRSGMPNVPRSLNQAELRKFIENERSVELFLENHRYFDVKRLKIGEVFMGPIYDVRVIKQKNGSYTYTKYKYQDRAWFNHWYLEPFPYSEVNKGYGLIQNPGW